A stretch of the Hypomesus transpacificus isolate Combined female chromosome 12, fHypTra1, whole genome shotgun sequence genome encodes the following:
- the iqca1 gene encoding dynein regulatory complex protein 11 yields the protein MSHSSYARMWATAHVALEDLLVDELPSTVPRPQKDRLQIFQGLATFYLKYLQIFRSLEAVYDQVVHPQKRRVVRQVLDGVMGRLLELKNEMVELEFSEFHFFDDVLEDLKLTPEDLEVPIPQYFVREKIRVLRDREKMLAHVLAKGGDLEHEPEISLQTMCVEEAVRVLQVGERARQGRLRARFMREIRQAEEEAAQGQSCTPTDLDPDQAATCIQKVWLGYSTRKRTKQERLEEMIFLGMIPPEQLGPSMALLQAQQVEASRRLVQEEHEAEYQRALVHIKESVVSVEGPDIRETLQEQIRQWFIECRDATGKFPDFPNTEDGGSASIFAQKTPEQVAAELAAKEEEREKKRKSRGKKDKKSGKERKEKKKDKKGKTKGKKGKDDKEEEEKGWKMPPSCFLPTVVEGAKMYKDVWQGRDERQNFLQRFDAQLVREEKRLEVEEEVRVQVDELMRQELKNLKLAVDRDKGKKKKKGKKGSKKKKKKGKKGGKKKKKKEKDLTADRTLEDLYEELVLEGFLIRPKNTRLSAYIGEYSYLGTTLRQADIEPMPSLSDVRQLLALYGVLPLGSQSVHERAPLVKTLLLAGPAGVGKKMLVHALCTETGANLFDLSPGNLTGKYPGRSGLQYLLHMVLKVARQLQPSVIWIGDAEKTFYKKVPKPEKEMEPKRLKKDLPKVLKFIKPEDRVLVVGTSRRPFDADLKMLCKVYRKIILIPRPDYASRLVLWRELLRIGGAQLGPGLDLSSLAKVTDGYTQGHILRAVQAVLVPRRLEQQSSRPLRAAEFIPPLARQDPVFKEEEEAFKMWYSRTPLGKKRTRAAKAVEEEGEAGKVKDKKGRGLREKDKKSKRKGRK from the exons ATGTCTCACAG CTCCTATGCCAGGATGTGGGCTACAGCCCATGTAGCTCTGGAGGACCTCCTAGTGGACGAGCTCCCCTCCACGGTGCCCCGGCCTCAGAAAGACCGCCTGCAGATCTTCCAGGGTCTGGCCACGTTCTACCTGAAGTACCTCCAGATCTTCCGCAGCCTGGAGGCGGTGTACGACCAGGTGGTTCACCCCCAGAAGCGTCGCGTGGTCAGGCAGGTGCTGGACGGCGTGATGGGGCGTCTGCTGGAGCTGAAGAATGAGATGGTGGAGCTGGAGTTTTCGGAGTTTCACTTCTTCGACGATGTGCTGGAGGACCTCAAACTGACACCC GAGGACCTGGAGGTGCCCATCCCTCAGTACTTTGTGAGGGAGAAGATACGGGTTCTCCGGGACAGAGAGAAGATGCTGGCTCATGTCCTGGCTAAAGGAGGAGACTTGGAGCACGAGCCG GAGATCTCCCTTCAGAccatgtgtgtggaggaggcagTGCGGGTCCTTCAGGTTGGCGAGCGGGCACGCCAGGGACGCCTCAGGGCTCGCTTCATGAGGGAGATCCGTCAGGCGGAAGAGGAGGCCGCCCAGGGACAGAGCTGCACCCCCACGGACCTGGACCCGGACCAGGCTGCCACTTGCATACAGAAG GTGTGGCTGGGCTACAGCACCAGGAAGAGGACCAAGCAGGAGCGTCTAGAGGAGATGATCTTCCTGGGAATG ATCCCTCCGGAGCAGCTGGGGCCCAGCATGGCTCTGCTGCAGGCCCAGCAGGTGGAGGCCTCTCGCAGGCTGGTCCAGGAGGAGCACGAGGCAGAGTACCAGAGGGCACTGGTCCACATCAAGGAGTCCGTGGTCTCCGTCGAGGGCCCTGACATAAGGGAGACGCTGCAGGAGCAGATACGCCAGTGGTTCATCGaatgcag AGACGCTACTGGCAAGTTCCCTGACTTCCCCAACACTGAGGACGGGGGATCAGCGTCCATATTTGCTCAGAAAACACCGGAACAG GTGGCTGCAGAGCTAGCAgcaaaagaggaggagagggagaaaaagaggaaaagCAGAGGAAAGAAAGACAAGAAGTCTGGGAAGGAacggaaggagaagaagaaagacaagaaGGGAAAGACCAAAGGGAAGAAGGGGAAAGACGACAAAGAG gaggaagagaaaggttgGAAAATGCCCCCGAGCTGTTTTCTTCCAACAGTCGTGGAAGGAGCCAAGATGTATAAAG atGTTTGGCAGGGACGTGATGAGAGACAGAACTTCCTGCAGCGTTTTGACGCCCAGTTGGTGCGCGAGGAGAAGcgtctggaggtggaggaggaggtcagagttcag GTGGACGAGCTGATGAGACAGGAACTGAAGAACCTCAAGCTGGCTGTCGACCGGGATAaaggcaagaagaagaagaaggggaaGAAAGGTAGTAAGAAG aaaaagaagaaaggaaagaagggagggaagaagaagaagaagaaagagaaggaccTGACAGCAGACAG gacTCTAGAGGATTTGTATGAGGAGTTGGTGTTAGAAGGATTCCTGATCCGACCCAAGAACACCAGGCTTTCTGCCTACATTG gtgaaTACAGCTACCTGGGCACGACACTGCGCCAGGCGGACATAGAGcccatgccctctctctctgacgttAGACAGCTCCTCGCCCTCTACGGGGTCCTGCCCCTGG gctcCCAGTCGGTCCATGAGAGGGCTCCCCTGGTGAAGACTCTGCTGCTGGCCGGTCCAGCAGGGGTGGGGAAGAAGATGCTGGTCCACGCCCTGTGCACCGAGACCGGGGCTAACCTCTTCGACCTCTCCCCTGGGAACCTGACGGGGAAGTACCCGGGCCGCAGCGGCCTGCAGTACCTGCTGCACATGGTGCTGAAG GTGGCTCGCCAGCTGCAACCATCTGTAATATGGATTGGCGACGCGGAGAAAACTTTTTATAAAAAAGTACCTAAGCCAGAAAAAGAG ATGGAGCCTAAGAGGCTGAAGAAAGACCTCCCTAAGGTCCTGAAGTTCATCAAGCCTGAGGACCGAGTCCTGGTGGTGGGCACCTCCCGCCGGCCCTTTGATGCCGACCTCAAGATGTTGTGTAAGGTGTACAGGAAGATCATCCTCATCCCCAGACCTGACTACGCCTCCAGGCTGG tcctGTGGAGGGAGCTGTTGCGCATCGGTGGAGCTCAGCTGGGGCCCGGCCTGGACCTCAGCTCCCTGGCCAAGGTGACGGACGGCTACACGCAGGGCCACATCCTGCGGGCCGTGCAGGCCGTGCTCGTCCCTCGCAGGctggagcagcagagcagccgGCCCCTCCGGGCCGCCGAGTTCATCCCCCCTCTGGCCCGACAAGACCCCGTCttcaaagaggaagaggaggccttCAAG ATGTGGTACAGCCGCACCCCGCTGGGTAAGAAAAGGACGCGGGCTGCcaaggctgtggaggaggagggagaggcggggAAGGTCAAGGACAAGAAGGGCCGAGggctgagagagaaggacaagaagagcaagaggaaggggagaaagtGA
- the ackr3b gene encoding atypical chemokine receptor 3b, with the protein MSVNANDLSELMEMWEELNFTGEHDDNLSHVEALMCPAVFSHDAVFYTLSVLYIFIFLVGLAANSLVVWVNVRSERNRYETHLYILNLAVADLCVVATLPVWVSSLLQKGHWPFGEAVCKITHLVFSVNLFSSIFFLTCMSMDRYLSVALFGESSNSRLRRVVRQLICILVWVLALVASLPDTYFLQAVKSTHSDSIMCRPVYPVDSSREWMVGIQMSFFVLGFAIPFPIIAIFYLLLATSIPSGSDNERRVSRKIILTYIVVFLVCWLPYHGVLLMDSLSLLNVLPFSCRLENFLFVALHFTQCFSLLHCCVNPVIYNFINRNYRYDLMKAFIFKYSTKTGLAKLIDTSRVSETEYSAVAVENHAQL; encoded by the coding sequence ATGAGCGTGAACGCCAACGACCTGAGCGAGCTGATGGAGATGTGGGAGGAGCTCAACTTCACGGGCGAGCACGACGACAACCTGTCCCACGTGGAGGCGCTGATGTGCCCCGCCGTGTTCAGTCACGACGCCGTCTTCTACACCCTCTCCGTCCTCTACATCTTCATCTTCCTGGTGGGCCTGGCCGCCAACTCCCTGGTGGTCTGGGTGAACGTGCGCTCCGAGAGGAACCGCTACGAAACCCACCTGTACATACTGAACCTGGCGGTGGCCGACCTGTGCGTGGTGGCCACTCTGCCCGTGTGGGtcagctccctgctccagaaAGGCCACTGGCCGTTTGGCGAGGCCGTCTGCAAGATCACCCACCTGGTGTTCAGCGTTAACCTCTTCAGTAGCATCTTCTTCCTCACCTGCATGAGCATGGACCGCTACTTGTCCGTGGCGCTCTTTGGAGAATCCTCCAACAGCCGTTTGAGGAGGGTGGTCCGCCAGCTCATCTGCATCCTGGTGTGGGTCCTGGCACTGGTCGCGTCCCTACCGGATACCTACTTCCTCCAGGCGGTCAAGTCGACCCATTCCGACAGCATCATGTGCCGGCCCGTGTACCCGGTCGACAGCTCCCGCGAGTGGATGGTCGGCATCCAGATGAGCTTCTTCGTCCTGGGCTTCGCCATCCCCTTCCCCATCATCGCCATCTTCTACCTCCTCCTGGCCACGTCCATCCCTTCCGGCTCGGACAACGAACGGCGGGTCAGCCGGAAGATCATCCTCACCTACATCGTGGTGTTCCTCGTGTGCTGGCTGCCCTACCACGGGGTCCTCCTCATGGACTCCCTGTCGCTGCTCAACGTCCTGCCCTTCAGCTGCCGCCTGGAGAACTTCCTGTTTGTGGCGCTGCACTTCACCCAGTgcttctccctccttcactgTTGCGTCAACCCGGTCATCTACAACTTCATCAACAGGAACTACCGCTACGACCTGATGAAGGCCTTCATCTTCAAGTACTCCACCAAGACGGGCCTGGCCAAGCTCATTGACACCTCGCGGGTCTCTGAGACCGAGTATTCGGCTGTGGCCGTGGAGAACCACGCCCAGTTGTGA